A genomic window from Ruminiclostridium cellulolyticum H10 includes:
- a CDS encoding energy-coupling factor ABC transporter permease, which translates to MKRVSVKNYLVCLLIAVCAIFVFPANASAMHIMEGYLAPGWCISWGVMCMPFLVIGFFSIKKKIEVSSKNLTLLAMCGAFAFVLSALKMPSVTGSCSHPTGVGLGAVLFGPTAMSVIGAIILLFQAILLAHGGITTLGANVFSMAIVGPLVSFGVFKLSKRWGAKAGLAVFLAVFFGDLMTYVITSVELAMAYPDATGSFMVSLGKFISIFGFTQVPLAVCEGLLTVVIYNVLAKYSAKELKALSAIY; encoded by the coding sequence GTGAAACGTGTAAGTGTTAAGAACTATCTTGTTTGTCTTTTAATTGCGGTGTGTGCTATTTTTGTTTTCCCTGCTAACGCATCTGCAATGCATATCATGGAAGGCTATCTGGCACCGGGTTGGTGTATTAGCTGGGGTGTGATGTGTATGCCATTTCTCGTAATAGGATTCTTCTCAATAAAAAAGAAAATCGAAGTATCTTCAAAAAACCTGACTTTGTTGGCAATGTGCGGTGCTTTTGCTTTTGTGCTTTCAGCACTCAAAATGCCGTCAGTTACCGGAAGCTGTTCACACCCTACAGGAGTGGGACTTGGTGCTGTTTTATTCGGGCCAACTGCCATGTCCGTAATAGGTGCTATAATTCTGTTGTTTCAGGCTATTTTACTGGCACATGGAGGAATTACAACCTTAGGAGCAAATGTATTTTCCATGGCTATAGTAGGGCCTTTGGTTTCTTTCGGAGTGTTCAAGCTATCTAAAAGATGGGGTGCAAAAGCAGGACTTGCAGTATTTCTTGCTGTATTTTTCGGAGATTTGATGACATATGTGATAACCTCTGTGGAGCTTGCCATGGCCTACCCTGATGCTACGGGCAGCTTTATGGTCTCTCTTGGGAAGTTTATAAGTATTTTCGGGTTTACTCAAGTTCCTCTTGCTGTTTGCGAAGGACTTCTTACAGTAGTTATTTATAATGTTCTTGCAAAATACAGTGCAAAAGAGCTGAAGGCACTGTCAGCAATTTATTAA
- the cbiD gene encoding cobalt-precorrin-5B (C(1))-methyltransferase CbiD yields the protein MEEFIVKNGKRLKCGYTTGSCAAAAVKAGAVMLLGRTTIDEVIVNTPKGIRLNLQIGDIYKQKECISCSVKKDAGDDPDVTDGIKIFAKVEKLEKEILIEGGSGIGRVTKSGLQCAVGEAAINPVPRQMIQEVLKEVSETYGYKGGFSVVISAEDGEEIAKKTFNPRLGITGGISILGTSGIVEPMSEKALIETIHREINVKITQNNEYFLVTPGNFGRDFALKRFGLDIDKGVKCSNYIGETIDYAVYNNIKNILLIGHAGKLCKIAGGIMNTHSRTADGRCEIFAAHAALCGASKECINNIMQSMTTDEINVILREEGLEDAVNISILEKIKFHLNYRANYKARIEVVMFTDLNRELQDRVYYHTSGAVDMIKELCKESDKG from the coding sequence ATGGAGGAATTTATTGTAAAGAACGGCAAAAGACTAAAGTGCGGATACACAACCGGAAGCTGTGCAGCAGCAGCCGTAAAGGCTGGTGCAGTAATGCTTTTAGGACGTACAACCATTGACGAGGTTATAGTTAATACTCCAAAGGGTATCCGATTAAATTTGCAAATAGGCGATATTTATAAACAGAAGGAATGTATCAGCTGTTCGGTTAAAAAAGATGCAGGGGACGACCCTGATGTTACAGATGGTATCAAAATTTTTGCTAAGGTTGAGAAACTTGAAAAAGAAATTTTGATTGAAGGTGGCAGTGGCATTGGACGAGTTACAAAATCAGGACTTCAATGTGCAGTTGGTGAGGCGGCCATAAATCCTGTACCAAGGCAGATGATACAGGAAGTGTTAAAAGAAGTGTCTGAAACCTACGGGTATAAGGGAGGATTTTCTGTTGTAATATCAGCAGAAGATGGCGAGGAAATTGCAAAAAAAACCTTTAACCCGAGACTTGGAATAACAGGTGGAATATCTATACTGGGAACCAGCGGGATAGTTGAGCCTATGAGTGAAAAGGCTTTGATAGAGACTATTCATAGGGAAATAAATGTAAAAATTACTCAGAACAATGAATATTTTCTTGTAACTCCCGGTAACTTTGGCAGGGATTTTGCACTGAAACGGTTTGGATTGGACATTGACAAAGGGGTAAAATGCTCCAATTATATAGGGGAAACTATTGATTATGCGGTTTATAATAATATCAAGAACATCTTACTTATAGGACATGCAGGTAAACTGTGCAAAATTGCCGGAGGTATAATGAATACCCATTCAAGGACAGCAGACGGCAGATGTGAAATATTTGCGGCTCATGCAGCACTTTGTGGTGCTTCTAAAGAGTGTATAAATAACATAATGCAGTCTATGACTACGGACGAAATAAATGTCATACTGAGAGAAGAAGGTCTTGAAGATGCTGTTAATATCAGTATTCTTGAAAAAATAAAATTTCATCTTAATTATAGAGCAAACTATAAAGCCCGTATAGAGGTTGTGATGTTTACGGATTTAAACAGGGAACTGCAAGACAGAGTCTATTATCACACCTCAGGTGCTGTAGACATGATTAAAGAACTATGCAAGGAATCAGATAAGGGGTAA
- the cobM gene encoding precorrin-4 C(11)-methyltransferase, whose translation MVTFIGAGPGAVDLITVRGKTLLETADIVIYAGSLVNPGLLDYTKKTCEIFNSAEMTLEQVIAVMERGEREKKSTVRLHTGDPSIYGAIREQMDMLTERGIEYTVVPGVSSFCGAAAALKAEYTLPDVSQTLILTRMEGRTPVPEREEISKLASHKSSMALFLSSSLLEELGRRLIAGGYQENTPAAIVYKATWPDEKIVRTCVGELHTAAKENSINKTALILVGDFLGSEYSRSKLYDPTFSHEFREAVK comes from the coding sequence ATGGTGACATTTATAGGAGCAGGGCCAGGAGCCGTTGACCTGATTACGGTTAGGGGAAAAACGCTGCTGGAAACAGCTGACATAGTTATTTATGCAGGCTCACTGGTGAATCCGGGTTTGCTTGATTACACTAAAAAAACATGTGAAATATTTAATAGTGCTGAAATGACATTGGAACAAGTAATAGCTGTTATGGAACGTGGAGAAAGAGAGAAAAAAAGCACTGTAAGGCTTCATACAGGCGACCCGAGTATATATGGTGCCATTCGTGAGCAGATGGATATGTTGACTGAAAGAGGCATTGAATATACCGTAGTTCCGGGAGTCAGCTCTTTTTGCGGTGCGGCTGCTGCATTAAAAGCAGAATACACACTGCCTGATGTAAGCCAGACTTTGATACTCACCAGAATGGAGGGACGCACTCCTGTTCCGGAAAGAGAAGAAATATCCAAGCTGGCCTCACATAAATCGTCCATGGCATTGTTCCTGAGTTCTTCATTGTTGGAGGAGTTAGGCCGCAGGCTTATAGCCGGAGGGTACCAAGAAAACACACCGGCAGCAATTGTATATAAGGCTACATGGCCCGACGAAAAAATTGTACGGACATGCGTAGGAGAACTTCATACAGCTGCAAAAGAAAATAGTATAAACAAGACCGCATTGATACTTGTAGGGGATTTCCTTGGCTCGGAGTACTCAAGGTCAAAGCTCTATGACCCAACTTTTTCTCACGAATTCAGAGAGGCAGTAAAGTAG
- the ilvD gene encoding dihydroxy-acid dehydratase translates to MANVKQKSSSERLLWAQFDALQLGSGWDEEDIIKPQILIEDAFGDSHPGSTHLNQLTEQARIGVFEAGGCPARFHTTDICDGCAQGHKGMNYVLASREAICDMVEVHGSMVSWDGLILSSSCDKSIPAHLKAAARLNIPAIFIPGGSMRPGPNMTTSLLAGDISLRQKRKGEISRREIRDYKLTGCPSVGACTFLGTASTMQCMAEALGMALPGSALVPATMRDILSYAREAGRKIIELAEKGITPDKIMTKEAFVNAVIVHSAIGGSTNATLHLPDIARELNITLTPEMFDEINHRIPHIGNIFPSGEHLTESFWFAGGIPIMQLMLKEYLNLDVMTVTGKTLGENLKALEKDSFFNRNIGYLSNYGLKREDVITPLNEIKEKGSIAVLKGNIAPDGSIVKYSACTESMRKHKGIARVYNSEEDAYSAVVNNEINPGEIIVIRYEGPRGSGMPEMLMTTEAIVCDKRLNGTVSLVTDGRFSGATRGAAIGHVSPEAAAGGPLSLVETGDIIEYDIENRSLNVVGINQKEVPLEEVQRIFAQREKNKKVVLPPVRKGLLKRYTESALSAMEGAGY, encoded by the coding sequence ATGGCTAATGTAAAGCAAAAAAGTTCATCAGAGAGACTGCTCTGGGCACAGTTCGATGCACTCCAACTGGGTTCCGGCTGGGACGAGGAGGATATTATTAAACCTCAGATATTAATTGAAGATGCATTCGGAGACAGCCATCCGGGAAGCACTCATCTGAATCAGTTGACAGAACAGGCAAGAATTGGTGTTTTCGAGGCCGGAGGCTGTCCTGCAAGATTTCATACGACTGACATTTGTGATGGGTGTGCACAGGGACACAAGGGCATGAATTATGTTCTGGCATCCCGCGAGGCTATTTGTGATATGGTTGAAGTGCATGGAAGTATGGTTTCATGGGATGGGTTGATTTTATCCTCGTCCTGTGACAAGTCTATTCCCGCTCACTTAAAGGCAGCTGCAAGGCTTAATATACCGGCAATTTTTATACCGGGGGGCAGTATGAGACCCGGCCCCAATATGACTACTTCATTGCTTGCAGGAGATATCTCCCTCCGTCAAAAACGAAAGGGAGAAATAAGCCGACGGGAGATTCGTGACTACAAGCTGACAGGCTGCCCGTCTGTAGGAGCATGTACTTTTCTGGGAACCGCCAGCACTATGCAGTGTATGGCTGAGGCTCTTGGAATGGCATTGCCGGGAAGTGCATTGGTTCCTGCAACCATGAGGGACATTCTGTCTTATGCAAGAGAGGCAGGCAGGAAAATCATTGAGCTGGCTGAAAAAGGTATAACGCCGGACAAAATCATGACAAAGGAGGCATTTGTAAACGCAGTCATTGTACATAGTGCAATCGGTGGTTCTACCAATGCGACACTGCATTTACCTGACATTGCAAGGGAGCTCAATATTACATTGACACCTGAAATGTTCGATGAAATAAACCATAGGATTCCGCATATAGGCAATATCTTCCCAAGTGGAGAGCACCTTACCGAATCATTCTGGTTTGCAGGTGGAATACCAATAATGCAATTAATGCTTAAAGAATATCTGAATCTGGATGTAATGACTGTAACAGGAAAGACCCTGGGAGAAAACCTGAAAGCTTTGGAAAAGGATAGCTTCTTCAACAGAAATATCGGTTATCTTTCTAATTATGGTTTGAAGAGGGAAGATGTTATTACTCCTTTGAATGAAATCAAGGAAAAAGGTTCCATTGCTGTCTTAAAAGGAAATATCGCACCCGATGGGTCCATAGTAAAGTATTCGGCCTGTACGGAAAGTATGCGTAAACACAAGGGCATTGCCAGAGTATACAATAGCGAAGAAGATGCCTATAGTGCAGTGGTCAATAATGAAATCAATCCCGGCGAAATAATAGTAATCCGCTATGAGGGCCCAAGAGGCAGCGGAATGCCTGAAATGTTGATGACGACAGAAGCCATCGTGTGCGACAAACGGCTGAACGGCACTGTTTCTCTGGTGACAGACGGCAGGTTTTCAGGGGCCACACGCGGAGCGGCAATAGGACATGTTTCGCCGGAGGCAGCTGCAGGAGGCCCTTTGAGCCTTGTTGAAACCGGAGATATTATAGAGTATGACATTGAGAACAGGAGTCTCAACGTTGTAGGTATAAACCAAAAGGAAGTGCCTTTGGAAGAGGTTCAGAGAATCTTTGCACAACGTGAAAAGAATAAGAAAGTAGTACTGCCTCCTGTAAGAAAAGGTTTACTAAAAAGATATACCGAATCCGCCCTTTCTGCTATGGAAGGTGCAGGCTATTAA
- a CDS encoding dihydrodipicolinate synthase family protein — MKCEYITPAVTIFDENRKLDIESLHNLYDHLIKGGVDGILILGSIGEFFAIPIESKKELIRLAVKKISRRTKLLVGTASMDINETIELSKYACEQGVDGIVVISPYYFGLSQQSVEEYYDKVADECPGDLYLYSFPDRTGYDISPNVTLNLLRKHKNIVGYKDTIPGMDHTRELIKLIKPEFPDFKIYSGFDDNFAHNVMSGGDGCIGGLSNLVPEACSAWVKAFKDNDLKMISDIQRKIDCLMDIYQVGKPFVPYIKRALMLKGISVKDYCSFPLPMANEQEILKLKAIMEKSGLI; from the coding sequence ATGAAATGTGAATACATTACCCCAGCTGTTACTATATTTGATGAAAATAGAAAGCTTGATATTGAGTCGCTCCATAATCTGTATGATCATCTGATAAAGGGTGGGGTTGACGGTATTTTGATTTTGGGAAGCATAGGAGAGTTTTTTGCAATTCCAATAGAAAGTAAAAAGGAACTGATTCGTTTGGCTGTTAAAAAAATCAGCAGGAGAACAAAACTGCTGGTTGGAACTGCAAGCATGGATATAAACGAGACTATAGAACTTTCAAAATATGCATGTGAACAGGGTGTTGACGGCATAGTGGTAATTTCACCGTATTATTTCGGATTGAGCCAGCAAAGCGTTGAGGAGTATTACGACAAGGTAGCCGATGAATGCCCCGGTGATCTTTATCTCTATAGTTTCCCCGATCGTACAGGGTATGACATTTCTCCAAACGTGACGTTGAATCTTTTGCGAAAACACAAAAATATTGTGGGATACAAGGATACTATCCCAGGGATGGATCATACAAGGGAATTGATAAAATTAATCAAGCCGGAGTTCCCGGATTTTAAAATCTACTCGGGATTTGATGACAACTTTGCTCATAATGTAATGTCAGGAGGGGACGGTTGTATTGGCGGATTGTCAAATCTTGTTCCTGAGGCTTGCAGTGCATGGGTAAAGGCTTTCAAAGACAATGACCTTAAAATGATTTCAGATATTCAAAGGAAGATAGACTGTCTTATGGACATTTATCAGGTAGGAAAGCCTTTTGTTCCTTATATTAAAAGAGCACTGATGCTTAAAGGTATCTCTGTAAAGGATTATTGTTCATTTCCCCTGCCAATGGCAAATGAACAGGAGATTTTAAAATTAAAAGCCATTATGGAAAAATCAGGTTTAATCTAA
- the cbiQ gene encoding cobalt ECF transporter T component CbiQ: protein MILIDKYAYASKLARISPKVKLIYTMFPLILCISLNSFSVSIVTIFVMAVTTVGVGKIKFSAYLKLLFIPFGFLMVGTITILINRFDLNHIYLLGIKIDNYAYGIDRVTLTNSLKLVLNALGGVSCMYCLSLSTPMSDLFQVLRQTKLPAVIVTLMELVYRYIFVLMDEIGRMNIAKNSRLGNCNFKTSLKSTSELIGMLFIRAYNRSDRVYAALESRGYNGQFVTLDEEYINGKRMHMLSILLCLLLLSAGLAERFLL, encoded by the coding sequence ATGATACTGATAGATAAATATGCATATGCATCTAAACTTGCCCGTATCAGCCCAAAAGTAAAATTAATTTACACAATGTTCCCTTTAATTTTATGCATTTCACTGAACTCATTTAGTGTAAGCATAGTAACCATATTTGTTATGGCAGTGACCACGGTAGGGGTGGGAAAAATAAAGTTCTCGGCATATTTAAAATTGCTTTTTATTCCCTTTGGCTTCTTAATGGTTGGTACAATAACAATACTGATAAACAGATTTGATTTAAATCATATATACTTACTGGGGATTAAAATCGATAACTATGCTTACGGAATTGACCGGGTTACTCTTACAAATAGCTTGAAACTGGTACTCAACGCTCTTGGAGGAGTAAGCTGCATGTATTGTCTGTCTTTGAGCACCCCCATGTCCGACCTGTTTCAGGTATTGAGACAAACAAAGCTTCCGGCTGTTATTGTTACACTTATGGAGTTGGTATACAGATATATATTCGTGTTGATGGATGAAATTGGGAGAATGAACATAGCAAAAAATTCAAGACTGGGGAACTGTAATTTCAAAACTTCGTTGAAATCAACCAGTGAATTGATAGGTATGCTGTTTATACGTGCATACAACCGCTCCGACAGGGTTTATGCAGCTCTTGAATCCAGAGGCTACAACGGGCAATTTGTTACACTGGATGAAGAATATATAAACGGCAAAAGGATGCATATGCTTTCAATCCTGTTATGCCTGCTGCTTTTAAGTGCGGGACTTGCAGAAAGGTTTTTATTGTAG
- the cobI gene encoding precorrin-2 C(20)-methyltransferase, with protein sequence MRGILYGVGVGPGDCKMLTLQAVEVLKMADVIAVPDTKGEKTAMKVVEEYIKDKEVVYCPMPMTRDSDLLEKSHGISCNLIEEQLLKGKNVAFITLGDPTIYSTYMNIQRIMDEKGYITRTIPGVTSFCASAGALNISLCDRGEALHIIPASYGETEELLDLKGTKVLMKSGKSLADIKVALKRKGLYQYSRMVECCGMENQRVYKSLDEVSDDSSYFSIIIVKDK encoded by the coding sequence ATGAGGGGAATTTTATATGGAGTTGGTGTAGGGCCGGGAGATTGCAAAATGTTGACACTGCAGGCCGTTGAGGTTCTGAAGATGGCAGATGTAATAGCTGTACCTGATACAAAAGGTGAAAAAACTGCTATGAAAGTAGTTGAAGAATACATAAAGGACAAAGAGGTGGTATATTGTCCTATGCCCATGACAAGAGATTCTGATTTGCTCGAAAAGAGTCATGGCATAAGCTGTAATTTAATAGAGGAGCAATTGTTAAAAGGTAAAAATGTAGCCTTTATTACTTTAGGCGATCCTACAATTTATTCCACCTATATGAACATTCAGCGGATAATGGATGAAAAGGGCTATATTACACGGACAATACCCGGGGTTACTTCCTTTTGTGCTTCTGCCGGAGCACTGAATATTTCTTTGTGTGACAGGGGGGAAGCTCTTCACATTATACCTGCATCCTACGGTGAGACTGAAGAACTTCTGGACTTAAAGGGTACAAAAGTGCTGATGAAAAGCGGAAAAAGTCTGGCGGATATAAAGGTTGCCTTGAAGAGGAAGGGGCTGTATCAGTACTCACGGATGGTAGAATGCTGCGGTATGGAAAATCAAAGAGTTTACAAAAGTCTTGATGAGGTATCTGATGATTCAAGTTACTTTTCAATTATAATAGTAAAGGATAAATAA
- a CDS encoding FadR/GntR family transcriptional regulator produces the protein MPIKKVTRQSVSEQVFEQLKEQILSNEWKKGEKIPSENELAALLGVSRVTVRNALQKLISLGLIETRFGEGSFITDALPGISMNSLIPIAYLKENSLQEILEYRRVLEGNVAELATKKASAEDVAKLEEAYLAMEKVKDDLEQFSKADLNFHLLLANITKNSLIIQTFYIFSDVLNRAFSQIVTKRGNSAGIYYHKLLFEAVKGSNSLDAKRIMDEHMEDLYNTFQTNI, from the coding sequence ATGCCAATTAAGAAGGTTACACGTCAAAGTGTAAGCGAACAGGTCTTTGAGCAATTAAAGGAGCAGATTTTGAGTAATGAGTGGAAGAAAGGAGAAAAGATCCCTTCTGAAAATGAATTGGCCGCATTACTGGGAGTAAGTCGTGTTACGGTACGGAATGCACTACAGAAACTGATATCCTTAGGATTGATAGAGACCAGGTTTGGGGAAGGCTCATTTATCACCGATGCCCTACCTGGAATCAGTATGAATTCTTTAATACCAATCGCTTATTTAAAAGAGAACTCACTGCAGGAGATTTTAGAATACCGCAGGGTACTGGAAGGCAATGTAGCTGAACTTGCCACAAAGAAGGCTTCTGCCGAAGACGTGGCAAAGCTTGAGGAGGCATATTTGGCCATGGAAAAGGTTAAGGATGATCTAGAACAGTTCTCCAAGGCAGATTTAAATTTTCATTTGCTCCTTGCAAATATAACTAAAAATTCTCTTATAATTCAAACCTTTTATATATTTAGTGATGTTTTAAACCGGGCATTTTCTCAAATTGTTACAAAAAGGGGTAACAGTGCGGGAATCTATTATCACAAATTGTTGTTTGAAGCCGTTAAAGGTAGTAATTCTCTTGATGCAAAAAGAATAATGGATGAACATATGGAGGACTTGTACAATACTTTTCAAACTAATATATAA
- a CDS encoding sialate O-acetylesterase codes for MNSNRPKIRLPRIISDGMVLQRNTDVKIWGWASPGEAVTVRFIGKAYHAFADDSGEWFVRLEQAKAGGPYDMYIETEESLEKITIKNILMGDVWLCSGQSNMEMKMDSVKDTYPDEIVHSCNDYIRHFLVPVKYDFEKPQTDLEAGIWEAANPESILDFTATGYFFALKLFEKYNIPIGLINASLGGSPAEAWLSENALREFPEHYESAKQLSNRDYLDKVLREDQESAEAWYTALNQNDEGLKSNDIPFHDTEYDAPFWQNIKVPSYWEDEGVGNFNGVVWFRKEIDIPSTLADKPARLVLGNIVDEDTAYINGIEVGTTPNQYITRKYSIQEGLLKEGKNTIVLRVVNTAGKGGFYKDKPYQLEIGDNIIELSGEWQYMIGAKSSPMPAPAFVQWRPLGLYNGMIAPVTSYSIKGFIWYQGESNTKNPGEYENLLKALIADWRQKWNMGNLPFLYVQLPNFMEASEIPMESSWAELREAQRRTLSVPCTGMAVAIDLGEWNDIHPVNKKDVGFRLALAAMKTAYRDKTIVAYGPMYQSGKIDGNRIILSFTDTGSGLTVKNGDRPEAFAIAGADRTFVRADAEIIGDSVAVWSEKVSHPVYVKYAWADNPADANLYNLEGLPASPFTTE; via the coding sequence TTGAATTCTAATCGCCCTAAAATAAGATTACCCAGGATTATAAGCGACGGCATGGTATTACAAAGAAACACAGACGTAAAGATTTGGGGTTGGGCATCACCGGGTGAAGCCGTTACTGTCCGCTTTATAGGCAAAGCCTATCATGCTTTCGCAGATGATAGCGGAGAGTGGTTTGTAAGACTTGAACAAGCGAAAGCAGGCGGGCCGTATGATATGTATATTGAAACGGAAGAGTCCCTTGAAAAGATAACCATAAAGAATATTCTTATGGGCGATGTCTGGTTGTGCTCCGGGCAATCAAACATGGAAATGAAAATGGATTCAGTGAAGGACACCTACCCTGATGAAATCGTGCACTCTTGTAATGATTATATAAGACATTTTCTTGTTCCTGTGAAATACGACTTCGAAAAACCTCAAACTGATTTGGAAGCAGGAATCTGGGAGGCAGCCAATCCTGAAAGTATATTGGATTTTACAGCTACAGGTTATTTCTTTGCCTTAAAGCTGTTTGAAAAATATAACATTCCTATTGGTCTGATTAATGCCAGCCTAGGAGGCTCACCAGCAGAAGCATGGCTCAGTGAAAATGCATTAAGGGAGTTCCCTGAACATTATGAATCAGCAAAACAACTCAGCAACCGGGATTATCTGGATAAAGTGCTCAGGGAAGATCAAGAGTCCGCAGAAGCATGGTACACAGCGTTAAACCAAAACGATGAGGGATTAAAAAGCAATGATATACCATTCCATGATACAGAATATGATGCCCCCTTCTGGCAGAACATAAAAGTACCTTCATATTGGGAAGACGAGGGTGTGGGAAACTTCAACGGTGTCGTCTGGTTCAGGAAGGAAATCGATATTCCCAGCACTCTTGCAGATAAACCTGCAAGACTTGTACTTGGAAATATTGTTGATGAAGATACTGCCTATATCAATGGTATAGAGGTTGGAACAACGCCAAACCAGTATATTACGAGAAAATACAGTATACAGGAAGGCTTGCTCAAGGAAGGTAAAAACACTATTGTGCTCAGAGTAGTAAATACCGCGGGTAAAGGGGGATTTTACAAAGATAAGCCCTACCAACTGGAAATAGGGGATAACATCATTGAGTTAAGCGGTGAATGGCAGTATATGATTGGTGCAAAAAGTAGTCCAATGCCTGCTCCTGCCTTCGTACAGTGGAGACCGTTAGGTTTGTACAACGGAATGATTGCCCCGGTTACCAGTTACTCAATCAAAGGTTTCATATGGTATCAGGGGGAATCCAATACCAAAAATCCGGGAGAATATGAAAATCTTCTGAAAGCACTGATTGCAGACTGGAGACAGAAATGGAATATGGGAAATCTGCCGTTTTTGTATGTTCAGCTGCCAAACTTTATGGAGGCCTCGGAAATACCTATGGAAAGCAGCTGGGCGGAGTTGAGGGAAGCTCAGCGAAGGACACTTTCTGTACCTTGTACGGGAATGGCTGTTGCAATTGATTTGGGTGAATGGAACGATATTCATCCTGTAAATAAAAAGGATGTGGGATTTCGCTTGGCACTTGCTGCCATGAAAACTGCATATAGGGACAAAACGATTGTTGCATACGGGCCAATGTATCAGTCTGGCAAAATCGACGGAAACAGAATAATTCTATCCTTCACTGATACGGGAAGCGGGTTGACTGTTAAAAACGGAGACCGTCCGGAAGCTTTTGCTATAGCAGGAGCAGATAGGACATTTGTCAGGGCTGATGCCGAGATAATAGGTGACAGCGTAGCAGTGTGGAGTGAAAAGGTTTCTCACCCTGTTTATGTAAAGTATGCATGGGCTGATAATCCGGCGGATGCCAACCTCTATAACCTTGAAGGCTTGCCGGCTTCACCTTTTACAACGGAGTAG
- a CDS encoding energy-coupling factor ABC transporter substrate-binding protein, with protein MKLWKKNLILLVIVVVILAAPPIFIKNAEFAGADGLAEEQITKIAPDYKPWFESLFEPKSGEIESLLFALQAAIGAGVVGFILGRMTSVKGKSGSET; from the coding sequence ATGAAATTATGGAAAAAGAATTTAATTTTGTTAGTAATAGTAGTTGTTATCCTTGCTGCACCGCCTATTTTTATAAAGAATGCTGAATTTGCCGGAGCAGACGGTCTGGCGGAAGAACAGATAACTAAAATAGCTCCTGACTACAAGCCATGGTTTGAATCACTGTTTGAGCCTAAAAGCGGGGAAATAGAGTCATTGCTTTTTGCATTGCAGGCTGCAATTGGTGCAGGAGTAGTGGGTTTTATACTTGGAAGAATGACTTCTGTTAAAGGAAAATCCGGATCAGAAACATGA
- a CDS encoding ATP-binding cassette domain-containing protein yields the protein MYIIETKKLSYSYDGEHQALENVSISIKKGKTTAVLGGNGAGKSTLFLNLNGVLTPDSGTVFFDGSEVEYNKKGIIEMRKRVGIVFQDPNDQLFSSSVKKDISFGAINLGLGVEEVRERVEKAIVQTGIGEYVDKPTHALSFGQKKRVAIAGILAMEPDVIILDEPTAGLDSKGASDILNLLTKIKEETGVSVILATHEMDIVPLYCDDVFVMDHGKVVMGGNVREVLSKPELLREHSLRLPRMAHLMEILNQRDKLKVDKTAATISEARASILSLINGAG from the coding sequence TTGTACATAATTGAAACGAAGAAGCTGAGTTATTCATATGACGGAGAACATCAAGCTCTGGAAAATGTCAGTATATCAATCAAAAAGGGCAAAACAACAGCGGTTTTGGGAGGCAACGGGGCAGGAAAGTCGACCTTATTTTTGAACCTTAATGGTGTTTTGACACCTGACAGCGGAACAGTTTTTTTTGACGGCAGTGAGGTGGAATATAATAAAAAAGGGATAATTGAAATGAGAAAAAGGGTGGGGATAGTATTTCAGGACCCAAATGACCAATTATTTTCCTCTAGTGTTAAAAAGGATATTTCCTTTGGAGCTATAAATCTTGGACTTGGTGTTGAGGAAGTCAGGGAAAGAGTTGAAAAGGCAATTGTTCAAACAGGAATTGGGGAATATGTAGACAAGCCAACACATGCATTAAGCTTCGGACAGAAAAAAAGAGTTGCCATAGCCGGGATTTTAGCTATGGAGCCTGATGTGATTATTCTGGATGAACCTACTGCGGGACTTGACTCTAAAGGGGCAAGCGATATTCTTAATCTTTTGACAAAGATAAAAGAAGAAACGGGAGTATCGGTTATTTTGGCAACACATGAAATGGATATCGTTCCTTTATATTGCGACGATGTATTTGTAATGGACCATGGAAAAGTAGTTATGGGCGGAAACGTAAGAGAAGTACTTTCAAAGCCCGAGCTTCTGAGGGAACATTCCTTAAGGCTTCCAAGAATGGCACACCTCATGGAAATATTAAATCAGCGGGACAAGCTCAAGGTTGACAAAACAGCGGCTACAATATCAGAAGCAAGGGCATCTATTTTAAGTCTTATAAACGGTGCAGGGTAA